In Alkalihalobacterium alkalinitrilicum, a genomic segment contains:
- a CDS encoding S1C family serine protease, whose amino-acid sequence MSDRDQENVEENKFEEPSPEDFLFEEEEEDPEVIEKQKKRKAFVIKTIAIGISFFLVINVLGVWLNMFNLDALQFLRSSNELSQQEDIQRYKEAVVTIQGNQSRGTGFSVSPDGMIITNHHVIDGKGQLVVSFPNGDLYEGTIIDSNEELDLAFVKVSTSDVPYLTLDDKSGSIGDNIYVIGNPLMHSQIVTDGQIVENEERLHVLKISAPIYSGNSGSPVINENGKVIGVVYARTIPRLMDDEDSVGLAIPIQYVNEELEKVITQ is encoded by the coding sequence ATGAGCGATAGAGATCAGGAGAATGTAGAAGAAAATAAATTTGAGGAACCCTCACCAGAGGACTTCTTGTTTGAAGAAGAGGAAGAAGACCCAGAAGTTATTGAAAAACAAAAAAAGCGTAAAGCATTTGTTATCAAAACGATCGCTATCGGCATTTCCTTTTTCCTAGTTATCAATGTGTTAGGTGTCTGGTTAAATATGTTTAATTTAGATGCTCTTCAGTTTTTACGTTCGTCGAATGAGCTTTCTCAACAAGAAGATATCCAACGGTATAAAGAGGCAGTCGTTACTATCCAAGGGAATCAGTCAAGAGGAACTGGATTCTCGGTCTCACCTGATGGGATGATCATTACAAATCATCATGTGATTGACGGTAAAGGCCAACTCGTGGTGAGCTTTCCAAATGGTGATTTATATGAAGGAACAATCATTGACTCAAATGAGGAATTAGACCTTGCTTTTGTAAAGGTTTCTACTAGTGATGTCCCCTATCTGACGTTAGACGATAAAAGTGGTTCGATTGGAGACAACATTTATGTTATCGGGAATCCATTAATGCACTCACAAATCGTGACAGACGGACAAATAGTAGAAAACGAAGAGCGCTTACATGTGTTAAAAATTTCTGCCCCTATTTATAGTGGTAATAGCGGTAGTCCCGTTATCAACGAAAATGGAAAAGTGATTGGTGTAGTTTATGCACGTACGATTCCACGGTTAATGGATGATGAAGACTCAGTCGGGTTAGCTATACCAATTCAATACGTAAACGAGGAATTAGAAAAAGTGATTACTCAATAA
- a CDS encoding ABC-F family ATP-binding cassette domain-containing protein codes for MITVQNVGLRYGDRKLFDEVNIKFTPGNCYGLIGANGAGKSTFIKILSGEIEPQSGDVHMNPGERLAVLKQNHFEYEEFEVLKVVIMGHARLYEVMQEKDAIYMKEDFSDEDGIKAAELEGEFAEMNGWEAESEAAILLKGLGIGEDLHYKKMAELTGGDKVKVLLAQTLFGKPDVLLLDEPTNHLDIQAIQWLEEFLMNFENTVIVVSHDRHFLNKVCTHIADLDFGKIQVYVGNYDFWYESSQLAQKMAQDQNKKKEEKIKELQNFIARFSANASKSKQATSRKKSLEKISLDDIKPSSRRYPYVHFTPEREIGNDLLRVEGLTKTIDGVKVLDNISFTMNKDEKIALVGTNEIAKSTLFKILMGEMEADSGTYKWGLTTSQAYFPKDNSKYFEGCDLNLVDWLRQFSPNDQTESFLRGFLGRMLFSGEEVMKKASVLSGGEKVRCMLSKMMLSGANVLLLDEPTNHLDLESITAVNNGLINYKGSMIFTSHDHQFIQTIANRIIDITTEGTIIDKMMTYDEYLETVGA; via the coding sequence ATGATAACAGTACAAAATGTAGGTTTACGTTACGGAGATAGAAAACTATTTGATGAAGTAAATATTAAGTTTACACCTGGTAATTGTTACGGCCTAATTGGGGCAAACGGAGCTGGAAAGTCGACGTTTATTAAAATTCTTTCTGGAGAAATCGAACCTCAATCAGGTGATGTACATATGAATCCTGGTGAACGTCTCGCGGTTCTTAAACAGAACCACTTTGAGTATGAAGAGTTTGAAGTTCTAAAAGTTGTCATCATGGGACATGCTCGTCTTTACGAAGTCATGCAAGAAAAAGATGCTATCTACATGAAAGAAGACTTCAGTGATGAAGATGGAATTAAAGCGGCTGAACTCGAAGGCGAATTCGCTGAAATGAACGGTTGGGAAGCAGAGTCTGAAGCGGCGATCCTATTAAAAGGTCTAGGTATTGGTGAAGATCTTCATTATAAGAAAATGGCAGAGCTAACAGGTGGCGACAAAGTGAAAGTACTACTTGCACAAACCTTATTCGGTAAGCCTGATGTTTTATTACTGGATGAGCCGACAAACCATCTAGACATCCAAGCGATTCAATGGTTAGAAGAATTCTTAATGAATTTTGAAAACACTGTTATCGTTGTTTCCCATGACCGTCACTTCTTAAATAAAGTTTGTACACATATTGCTGACTTAGACTTTGGCAAGATCCAAGTTTATGTTGGTAACTATGACTTCTGGTATGAGTCAAGCCAGTTAGCACAAAAAATGGCTCAAGATCAAAATAAGAAAAAAGAAGAAAAAATTAAAGAGTTACAAAACTTTATTGCTCGTTTCTCCGCGAATGCGTCAAAATCGAAACAAGCAACTTCACGTAAAAAGTCATTAGAGAAAATTTCGTTAGATGACATTAAACCTTCATCTCGTCGCTATCCTTACGTTCACTTTACACCAGAGCGCGAAATCGGAAATGATTTATTACGTGTAGAAGGTTTAACTAAAACGATTGACGGTGTTAAAGTATTAGATAATATTAGCTTTACAATGAATAAAGATGAGAAAATTGCTTTAGTCGGTACGAACGAAATTGCAAAATCAACATTATTTAAAATTTTAATGGGTGAAATGGAAGCGGATAGTGGGACGTACAAATGGGGCTTAACTACATCGCAAGCCTATTTCCCGAAAGATAACTCTAAGTATTTTGAAGGATGCGACTTGAACCTCGTTGATTGGTTACGCCAATTTTCACCAAACGACCAAACGGAGAGCTTTTTAAGAGGCTTCCTTGGTAGAATGCTCTTTTCTGGTGAAGAAGTCATGAAAAAAGCGAGTGTATTATCAGGAGGAGAAAAAGTCCGTTGTATGCTTTCAAAAATGATGCTTAGCGGTGCTAACGTTCTCTTATTAGATGAACCGACAAACCATTTAGACTTAGAATCAATTACAGCTGTGAACAACGGCCTTATTAATTATAAAGGTTCGATGATTTTCACTTCTCATGACCATCAATTTATTCAAACAATTGCTAATCGAATTATCGACATTACAACTGAAGGAACAATTATTGATAAGATGATGACTTATGATGAGTACCTAGAAACTGTAGGAGCTTAA
- a CDS encoding (deoxy)nucleoside triphosphate pyrophosphohydrolase: protein MIEVETIEVVGAVIINEQKQILCALRSETMSMPNHWEFPGGKLEEGENKEEALIREIDEELGCKIQVKEKVIDTHHQTVSVIVHLHTYVAKVIEGKPKAREHAQLKWVKVNELSQLHWAPADLPTVAWLQRKFGNYSGQGS, encoded by the coding sequence GTGATCGAAGTGGAGACGATTGAAGTTGTTGGAGCAGTCATCATAAATGAACAAAAACAAATTCTTTGTGCATTGCGATCCGAGACAATGTCGATGCCAAACCATTGGGAGTTTCCTGGAGGAAAACTAGAAGAAGGCGAAAATAAGGAAGAAGCATTAATTCGGGAAATTGACGAAGAACTTGGCTGTAAAATTCAAGTAAAGGAAAAGGTTATAGACACTCATCATCAAACCGTATCTGTCATCGTGCATTTGCATACGTATGTAGCAAAGGTTATTGAAGGAAAACCAAAAGCTAGAGAACACGCTCAGTTGAAGTGGGTTAAAGTGAATGAACTTTCTCAATTACATTGGGCACCAGCAGATCTTCCAACCGTAGCATGGTTACAGCGTAAGTTCGGGAATTACAGTGGTCAAGGGAGTTAA
- a CDS encoding metallophosphoesterase family protein: MDKIAVISDIHGNTPALDAVLEDINKRHITHIICLGDLVGKGPHSSHSIDKVKETCELVVMGNWDDFITKETKFDTLRWHQQQLREDQVTYLEQLPFSVDFYMSGRLVRLFHASPRSLYERIQPWDELDKRLSLFNNSELTDNIKGEKEPDVVGYGDVHNAYVQNLQGKTLFNCGSVGNPLEITQASYAILEGEYQSEQLSSFSIQFVRVPYDIELAIQQAKDVNMPELEDYIKELTTARYRGLKD, encoded by the coding sequence ATGGATAAAATTGCAGTTATATCAGATATACATGGAAATACACCTGCGTTGGATGCTGTTTTGGAGGATATTAACAAGCGTCATATTACTCACATTATTTGTCTTGGTGATTTAGTTGGAAAAGGTCCTCACTCTAGTCATTCTATTGATAAAGTAAAAGAAACGTGTGAACTTGTCGTAATGGGAAACTGGGATGATTTTATTACGAAGGAAACAAAATTTGATACACTTCGTTGGCATCAGCAACAATTAAGGGAAGATCAGGTGACCTATCTAGAACAGCTTCCTTTCTCTGTTGATTTTTATATGAGCGGCAGACTCGTTCGCTTATTCCATGCGTCTCCTAGAAGTTTATATGAAAGAATTCAGCCTTGGGATGAACTAGATAAGCGATTGTCGTTATTTAATAATTCCGAGCTAACAGATAATATCAAAGGTGAAAAAGAACCAGATGTTGTCGGATATGGTGATGTTCATAATGCCTATGTGCAAAACTTACAAGGAAAAACATTATTTAATTGTGGTAGTGTCGGAAATCCATTAGAAATTACGCAAGCATCTTATGCCATCTTAGAAGGAGAATATCAGTCGGAGCAATTAAGTAGCTTTTCAATTCAGTTTGTACGAGTTCCCTATGATATTGAGCTAGCGATACAACAAGCGAAAGATGTAAATATGCCAGAACTCGAAGACTATATTAAAGAGCTCACAACAGCACGTTATCGCGGTTTAAAAGATTGA
- a CDS encoding glycoside hydrolase family 13 protein has protein sequence MKKIWWKEAVAYQIYPRSFIDSNGDGIGDLQGIISKLDYLQDLGIDVIWICPIYCSPNDDNGYDISNYKGIMEDFGTMKDFDQLLEEVHNRRMKLILDLVINHTSDEHPWFIESRSSIENRYRDYYIWHPGKNGQEPNNWESIFGGSVWEFDEKTNEYYMHVFSRKQPDLNWENPNVRQDLYKMINWWLDKGIDGFRVDAISHIKKIDGFPDLPNPQKKKYVPSFEGHMNREGIHQFLEELKHETFAKYDIMTVGEANGVKVEQAERWVGEAKGAFNMIFQFEHLDLWGKSTGGTLELATLKKTLSKWQNGLHKKGWNALFLENHDQPRSVSTWGDSEDYWEQSAKCLATFYFLMQGTPFIYQGQEIGMTNVKFPSLADYNDVAIKNLYEEKINEGLSHEEVMEIIWQNGRDNARTPMQWNNKENAGFTIGRPWLKVNPNYTKINVEDAIKNPNSIFHYYKRLIQLRKQPVLIYGKYDLILEEHDQIYAYTRTLKSEKVLIITNLFPDEVNFKWPPQLGFKKSKTITLLLSNYKVHVKEIMKHIILKPYEARVYKIT, from the coding sequence ATGAAAAAAATATGGTGGAAAGAAGCAGTTGCTTATCAAATATATCCACGAAGTTTTATAGATTCGAATGGTGATGGAATTGGAGATCTCCAAGGGATTATTTCAAAACTCGATTATTTACAAGATCTAGGAATTGATGTAATTTGGATTTGCCCAATTTATTGCTCCCCAAATGATGATAATGGCTACGACATAAGCAATTATAAAGGGATAATGGAAGATTTCGGGACGATGAAAGATTTCGATCAGTTATTAGAGGAAGTACATAATAGAAGGATGAAACTGATTTTAGACCTTGTCATTAATCATACTTCTGACGAACATCCGTGGTTTATCGAGTCACGATCTTCAATAGAAAATCGCTATCGAGACTATTATATTTGGCACCCAGGGAAAAATGGGCAGGAACCGAACAATTGGGAATCAATCTTTGGTGGGTCGGTGTGGGAATTCGATGAGAAAACCAATGAATATTATATGCACGTATTTTCACGAAAACAGCCAGACTTAAATTGGGAAAATCCAAACGTTCGTCAAGATTTATACAAGATGATCAATTGGTGGTTAGATAAAGGGATTGACGGCTTTCGTGTTGATGCCATTTCTCATATTAAAAAGATAGATGGTTTTCCCGATTTACCAAATCCACAGAAAAAGAAGTATGTCCCGTCATTTGAAGGTCATATGAATCGTGAGGGAATTCATCAATTTTTAGAAGAGTTAAAGCATGAAACATTTGCGAAATACGATATCATGACCGTTGGTGAAGCGAACGGAGTAAAAGTTGAACAAGCGGAAAGGTGGGTAGGAGAGGCAAAAGGTGCCTTTAATATGATCTTTCAATTTGAGCATTTGGATCTTTGGGGAAAAAGTACAGGAGGAACGTTAGAACTTGCTACGCTTAAAAAAACGTTATCTAAGTGGCAAAATGGACTTCATAAAAAAGGATGGAATGCGTTATTTTTAGAAAACCATGATCAACCACGTTCGGTTTCTACTTGGGGCGACAGTGAAGATTATTGGGAGCAATCGGCGAAATGTTTGGCTACGTTCTATTTTTTGATGCAAGGAACGCCATTTATTTATCAAGGACAAGAAATCGGGATGACCAATGTGAAGTTTCCATCCCTAGCCGATTATAACGATGTAGCGATAAAAAATTTGTATGAAGAAAAAATCAACGAAGGTCTATCACATGAGGAAGTTATGGAGATCATTTGGCAAAATGGACGCGACAATGCTAGAACACCGATGCAATGGAATAATAAAGAAAATGCTGGTTTTACTATAGGTAGGCCTTGGTTAAAAGTCAATCCGAATTACACAAAGATCAATGTTGAAGATGCTATAAAAAATCCTAATTCCATTTTTCACTATTACAAGAGGCTCATTCAATTAAGAAAACAACCTGTTCTCATTTATGGAAAGTATGACCTCATTTTAGAAGAACATGACCAAATTTATGCCTACACGCGAACACTAAAGTCAGAAAAAGTATTAATAATTACAAATCTTTTTCCTGATGAAGTTAACTTTAAGTGGCCACCTCAACTAGGCTTCAAGAAAAGTAAAACTATTACGCTACTTTTAAGCAATTATAAAGTTCATGTAAAAGAAATTATGAAACATATAATATTAAAACCATACGAAGCACGAGTATACAAAATTACGTAA
- a CDS encoding sulfite exporter TauE/SafE family protein, which yields MELILFAVIGLIIGTFSGLFGIGGGVILAPLLLILGTPPTVAIGTSLMLSLATSMFGTIAHLRLKNIRWKEAIMISIAGVFAFQFTQPFVLFLESQRLDEIVIPLIFIFLLLIFASFLWIKRPEKETQSEKRKPIFPKYIYFIGIGLIAGTFSVMLGVSGGFIIVPLLIGILRFPVRIAVGTSLASVVLIVLVGFVKYSLTTPIEYIVGLVLIAGTFFGSPLGAKLTELLKNDEMKKLLSFLYISLAFSMVLRIFFAPEFAILLLFIYFLLFVAFLLYKWKAPLTQ from the coding sequence ATGGAGCTGATCTTATTTGCTGTTATTGGTCTTATTATTGGGACCTTTTCAGGATTGTTTGGAATCGGTGGTGGTGTAATCCTAGCCCCATTATTGCTTATTTTAGGAACTCCACCGACAGTTGCGATCGGGACGAGTTTAATGTTGTCACTCGCTACTTCGATGTTTGGCACTATTGCTCATTTGCGATTGAAAAATATTCGTTGGAAAGAAGCAATTATGATCTCTATAGCAGGAGTTTTTGCCTTTCAATTCACTCAGCCATTTGTCCTATTTCTAGAAAGTCAACGGTTAGATGAAATCGTTATTCCCCTAATTTTTATTTTTTTATTGCTTATATTTGCTTCCTTTTTATGGATTAAACGTCCTGAAAAAGAAACTCAGTCTGAGAAAAGAAAACCAATCTTTCCAAAATACATATACTTTATTGGAATTGGACTTATAGCAGGGACGTTTTCAGTTATGTTAGGCGTGAGTGGAGGATTTATTATCGTTCCTTTGTTAATTGGGATCTTACGTTTTCCTGTCCGTATTGCAGTCGGTACAAGCCTAGCTTCGGTTGTCCTTATTGTTCTTGTCGGATTTGTTAAGTACTCATTAACAACCCCCATTGAATATATCGTCGGTCTCGTGCTAATCGCTGGCACCTTCTTCGGCAGTCCATTAGGAGCAAAACTTACTGAACTCTTAAAAAATGATGAAATGAAGAAACTTTTAAGCTTTCTTTACATATCCTTAGCCTTTAGCATGGTTCTTCGAATATTCTTTGCCCCTGAGTTCGCCATCCTGTTATTATTCATTTACTTCTTACTTTTTGTTGCTTTTCTCCTGTACAAATGGAAAGCACCTTTAACACAATAA
- a CDS encoding DUF2512 family protein, translated as MNPILIKMAMTIIVLLIVMSLVYNYPVWTPIGIGLLVAAVSYSVGDLYILKISNNVIATLADLFIATWLIWIIGPLFQGLRIPFFVAFISALLITGGEWFFHKYMVNYRKNIHHNPKYPN; from the coding sequence TTGAATCCTATCCTCATTAAAATGGCTATGACCATTATTGTATTACTAATTGTTATGTCGCTTGTCTATAACTACCCAGTATGGACACCAATTGGTATCGGCTTACTCGTTGCCGCTGTAAGTTATTCTGTTGGGGATTTGTATATTTTAAAAATTTCAAATAACGTTATTGCTACTTTAGCAGATTTGTTCATCGCGACTTGGCTTATTTGGATCATTGGCCCGTTATTTCAAGGCTTGAGAATACCATTTTTTGTTGCATTTATTTCGGCTCTTCTCATCACAGGAGGGGAGTGGTTCTTCCATAAATACATGGTAAACTATAGAAAAAATATTCACCACAACCCAAAATATCCTAATTAA
- a CDS encoding acyl-CoA dehydrogenase family protein produces the protein MLFFKTTEQKQQFNEIAKLADVFAKRAQKYDQEGSFPVENINDLKKFGYTTLTLPTEFGGKGASLYEFVLLHERLAQGCGPTALSIGWHVGIILDLATTRPWSKEKYAEIMKKVNDNALLNRAASEAQTGSPTRGGKPQTTAYKEGNQWRISGRKTFTTMAPVLDYFLVSASIDKTEDVGEFLIPRDTLGVQIEETWDSIAMRATESHDLILNDVRIGEDHLLEFVSARPKQRANGWLLHIPACYLGIAQAASHYAIEFANSYQPNSLSHPIIELPNIQRHIGEMELELMQARHFLLSVADKWEQLQDKTIIIPDLAAVKHVVTNSAITVVDKAMRIVGARSLSEKNPLQRYYRDVRAGLHNPPMDDATLHLLAQSAIKSFSEK, from the coding sequence TTGCTATTTTTTAAAACTACAGAACAAAAACAACAATTTAATGAAATTGCTAAATTAGCAGATGTTTTTGCAAAACGAGCCCAAAAATATGATCAAGAAGGTTCTTTTCCCGTTGAAAATATTAATGACTTAAAAAAATTCGGCTATACAACTTTAACACTACCAACTGAATTTGGTGGCAAGGGTGCTTCTCTTTACGAATTTGTCCTATTGCATGAGCGTTTAGCTCAAGGCTGTGGACCAACTGCCCTTTCGATCGGTTGGCATGTCGGAATTATTTTAGATTTAGCAACAACCCGTCCGTGGTCAAAAGAAAAATACGCCGAAATCATGAAAAAAGTAAATGATAATGCATTATTAAACCGTGCGGCTAGCGAAGCGCAAACAGGTTCACCTACTCGTGGCGGCAAGCCGCAAACAACAGCTTATAAAGAAGGAAATCAGTGGCGAATTAGCGGGAGAAAGACCTTTACGACGATGGCTCCTGTACTCGATTACTTTTTAGTGTCGGCATCGATAGACAAAACTGAGGATGTTGGTGAGTTTTTAATCCCACGCGATACTTTAGGTGTGCAGATTGAAGAAACATGGGATAGTATTGCCATGAGGGCAACGGAAAGTCATGATCTTATCCTCAACGATGTAAGAATTGGTGAAGATCACTTGTTAGAATTTGTTTCAGCAAGACCTAAACAAAGAGCAAACGGTTGGTTGCTTCATATCCCTGCCTGCTATTTAGGAATTGCACAAGCTGCTAGTCATTATGCAATTGAGTTTGCCAATTCTTATCAACCCAATAGCCTTAGCCATCCTATTATTGAACTACCGAACATCCAAAGACACATTGGTGAAATGGAACTTGAGCTGATGCAAGCTCGGCACTTTTTGTTGTCTGTCGCAGACAAATGGGAGCAATTACAGGATAAAACAATAATAATTCCTGACCTCGCTGCTGTGAAACATGTCGTGACCAATTCGGCTATTACTGTCGTTGACAAAGCAATGCGCATTGTTGGAGCAAGAAGCTTGTCTGAGAAAAATCCGCTTCAGCGCTACTATCGCGATGTTCGAGCTGGACTCCATAATCCCCCGATGGACGATGCGACCCTTCACTTACTCGCTCAAAGTGCTATAAAGTCTTTTTCTGAGAAGTAA
- a CDS encoding CBO0543 family protein, translated as MKDRNILNLITMLGIGGLAFFFRRKGDLKDWFLIYLFKTLISTLIDGPVIKKKYLQYPNRYMNNWFDSNIVFLYVIFPLSCVLYNQFTYKMKPVKTMLSVFLFSVPMTIAEHWLERNTNLVRFRKGWNSLYTLLVLSSTFWIVRLFIEGVRYLDGKRGKIQDNVNTNIVS; from the coding sequence ATGAAGGATAGAAACATATTAAATTTAATAACAATGTTAGGAATCGGTGGTTTGGCTTTTTTTTTCCGTCGAAAAGGTGACTTGAAGGATTGGTTTCTCATTTACTTATTTAAAACGCTAATTTCTACATTAATTGATGGACCCGTTATTAAGAAAAAATATTTGCAATATCCCAATCGATATATGAATAATTGGTTTGACTCAAATATTGTATTTCTTTATGTTATCTTCCCTTTGTCTTGTGTCCTATATAATCAATTCACATACAAAATGAAGCCAGTAAAAACAATGTTAAGTGTCTTTTTATTTAGTGTACCGATGACAATCGCTGAGCACTGGCTTGAAAGAAACACTAATCTCGTTCGGTTCCGTAAAGGCTGGAATAGCTTGTATACTCTATTGGTCCTTTCTAGTACGTTTTGGATCGTTCGGTTATTCATTGAAGGGGTTCGTTATTTAGATGGAAAAAGGGGAAAAATTCAAGACAATGTTAACACAAATATTGTTTCATGA
- a CDS encoding arsinothricin resistance N-acetyltransferase ArsN1 family A gives MKGQITTRAALEKDLESIRTIYNQGIEDRIATLETDVKDIIYMKNWFDEHQGRYIIIVAEMEGNIVGWASLNQYSKRTAYNGVADLSIYIQRDYRGKGVGSQLLASIEQMAIANQFYKIVLFTFPHNRMAQTLYRKNGYHEVGIFKNQGKLDGKFIDIMAMEKSFL, from the coding sequence ATGAAGGGGCAAATAACCACTCGAGCAGCTCTTGAAAAAGACTTAGAAAGTATTCGTACAATTTATAATCAAGGAATCGAAGACCGAATTGCTACATTAGAAACGGACGTAAAAGATATTATATATATGAAAAATTGGTTTGATGAACATCAAGGTCGCTATATTATTATCGTTGCTGAAATGGAAGGGAACATTGTCGGGTGGGCATCGCTAAACCAGTATTCGAAACGAACTGCCTATAACGGTGTTGCTGATTTATCAATTTACATCCAGCGGGATTATCGAGGAAAAGGTGTTGGTAGCCAGCTTTTAGCTTCTATAGAACAAATGGCAATAGCTAATCAGTTTTATAAGATCGTACTTTTTACATTTCCTCATAACCGTATGGCGCAAACTCTTTACCGTAAAAATGGCTACCATGAAGTAGGTATTTTTAAAAATCAAGGAAAATTAGATGGGAAATTTATTGATATTATGGCGATGGAAAAATCCTTTTTATAG